The Oncorhynchus nerka isolate Pitt River linkage group LG24, Oner_Uvic_2.0, whole genome shotgun sequence genome has a window encoding:
- the fzd3a gene encoding LOW QUALITY PROTEIN: frizzled-3a (The sequence of the model RefSeq protein was modified relative to this genomic sequence to represent the inferred CDS: inserted 1 base in 1 codon) → MRVIIRTVPVSSLGPSLPLSLPLPAGTMGLLWVLCVSMLMAPAVVVEAIPMESAAGSHSMFTCEPITLRMCQGLPYNSTFMPNLLNHYDQQTAALAMEPFHPMVNLQCSSELRMFLCALYTPVCTEYGRMTLPCRRLCLRAKGDCYKLMDMFGVTWPEEMDCNRFPDCDEPYPRPVDLLSRSDSTESPISVQRDYGFWCPRELKIDPDLGYTFLGVRDCSPPCPNMYFQRDELVFARYFIGVVSIVCLSATLFTFLTFLIDVSRFRYPERPIIFYAVCYMMVSLVFFLGFLLEDRVACNAASPGRFRASTVTQGSHNKVCTLLFMVLYFFTMAGSVWWVILTITWFLAAVPKWGSEAIEKKALLFHACAWGLPGCLTVTLLAMNKIEGDSVSGVCFVGLYDRTALRWFLLVPLGLDVLVGVALLLAGILALNRVRMEIPLEKENQDKLVKFMIRIGVFSVLYLVPLLTVIACYLYENSYRTVWETTWVQERCREYHIPCPYQVEQTSRPNLSLFIIKYLMMLVVGIPSVFWVGSKKTCFEWASFFHGHRRKDSVVNESRQVLQEPDFAQLLLRDPNTPIARKSRGTSTQGTSTHASSTHLAMLDEPXSGSTSRASSVRSARSKMSSFHGSLHRSRDSRYTACSFRGVDDRLPYGSMPRLNDQSGSRHCSTNRLDSLSKHGSTQRLDSQSRHSSIRDLSNVTQAIQSAPGNGIHRVLEEDGATA, encoded by the exons ATGCGGGTGATCATTCGGACTGTCCCTGTGTCCAGCCTGGGTCCCTCCTTACCCCTGTCCTTGCCCCTGCCTGCGGGGACCATGGGGCTCCTGTGGgtgctgtgtgtgtccatgctgATGGCTCCAGCAGTGGTGGTAGAAGCCATCCCCATGGAGTCTGCTGCTGGGAGCCACAGCATGTTCACCTGTGAACCTATCACCCTGCGCATGTGTCAGGGCCTGCCCTATAACTCCACCTTCATGCCCAATCTCCTCAACCACTACGACCAGCAGACCGCCGCGCTCGCCATGGAG CCCTTCCACCCCATGGTGAACCTGCAGTGTTCGTCAGAACTCAGGATGTTCCTGTGTGCCCTCTACACTCCAGTGTGTACAGAGTACGGACGCATGACACTGCCCTGCCGACGACTGTGCCTGAGAGCCAAGGGAGACTGTTACAAACTCATGGACATGTTCGGGGTCACCTGGCCAGAAGAGATGGATTGTAACAG GTTCCCAGACTGTGACGAGCCATACCCCCGTCCTGTAGATCTGCTGTCCAGGTCAGACTCCACAGAGTCGCCCATCTCCGTCCAGCGCGACTATGGCTTCTGGTGCCCCCGCGAGCTCAAGATCGACCCCGACCTGGGCTACACCTTCCTGGGTGTGAGGGACTGCTCGCCCCCCTGCCCCAACATGTACTTCCAGCGGGACGAGCTGGTCTTCGCCCGCTACTTCATCGGCGTGGTGTCTATCGTATGTCTCTCGGCAACCCTCTTCACCTTCCTCACCTTCCTCATCGACGTGTCCAGGTTCCGCTACCCGGAGCGGCCGATCATCTTCTACGCCGTGTGTTACATGATGGTGTCCCTGGTCTTCTTCCTGGGCTTCCTGTTGGAGGACCGGGTGGCGTGCAACGCGGCGAGCCCCGGGCGCTTCCGGGCGTCCACCGTCACCCAGGGCTCCCATAACAAG gtGTGCACTCTGCTGTTCATGGTGCTCTACTTCTTCACCATGGCTGGCAGTGTGTGGTGGGTCATCCTCACCATCACCTGGTTCCTGGCTGCCGTGCCTAAGTGGGGCAGCGAGGCCATCGAGAAGAAGGCCTTGCTCTTCCATGCCTGTGCCTGGGGCCTGCCCGGCTGTCTGACTGTCACTCTGCTGGCCATGAACAAGATCGAAGGGGATAGTGTCAGCGGGGTGTGTTTTGTGGGGCTGTATGACCGCACAGCGCTGAGATGGTTCCTGCTGGTTCCGCTGGGCCTGGATGTACTG GTGGGGGTGGCGTTGCTGCTAGCGGGCATCCTGGCGTTGAACCGCGTCCGTATGGAGATCCCTCTGGAGAAGGAGAACCAAGACAAGCTGGTGAAGTTTATGATCCGCATCGGGGTGTTCTCTGTGCTCTACCTGGTCCCTCTGCTGACGGTCATTGCCTGCTACCTGTATGAGAACAgctataggactgtctgggagactACCTGGGTACAGGAGCGCTGCAGAGAGTACCACATCCCCTGTCCATACCAG GTcgagcagaccagcagaccaaaCCTGTCCCTGTTCATCATAAAGTACCTGATGATGTTGGTAGTAGGGATCCCGTCAGTGTTCTGGGTGGGCAGCAAGAAGACCTGCTTCGAATGGGCCAGCTTCTTCCACGGACATAGGCGCAAAGA TAGCGTGGTCAACGAGAGCAGACAGGTACTCCAGGAGCCAGATTTTGCTCAGCTGCTCCTGAGGGACCCCAACACCCCCATCGCGAGGAAGTCCAGGGGGACATCCACGCAGGGCACCTCCACCCACGCTTCCTCCACCCACCTGGCCATGCTGGACGAGC CCAGTGGGAGCACCAGCCGGGCAAGTAGTGTCCGCAGTGCCCGCAGCAAGATGAGCAGCTTCCATGGAAGCCTGCATCGATCCAGAGACAGCAG gtacACAGCATGTAGTTTCCGCGGCGTTGACGATCGCCTCCCCTATGGCAGCATGCCCCGCCTCAACGACCAATCAGGGTCCAGACACTGCAGCACCAACAGGCTAGACAGCCTATCAAAGCATGGCTCCACCCAGCGTCTGGATAGCCAATCACGGCACAGCAGCATCAGGGACCTTAGCAACGTCACCCAGGCCATTCAGAGCGCCCCCGGCAATGGAATCCACAGGGTCCTTGAAGAGGATGGAGCCACGGCCTGA